The following DNA comes from Tissierellales bacterium.
TAAGTAAATACATAATCGGAGCAAATACGCCAATTACTATAAATACAATGCCAATTCCTGCTGCTATTGAATCTAAATTAATATTCCAGTAGTATTCTCCAAAGTATTGGATGATTGCAGGTATTGATAAAAATATGAATACCTTTACAAATATTATTACCAGTTGGCCTAAATAAAGTGATTTGATTATGTCATTTACTTTTATCGGTAAATTTCTAAGAATAAAATCTTCTTTTCTGGCAATTCGATAAAGCATTGTTATATAAAAATTAAATATTAGCATAAATGGTACAAATAGAATCATCAAGTCGTCGAATAAATTCGCTTCAGCTGTTGCAACCAAACTCATTGCGACTATAAGTACCAACAAAAATATTTTAAATAATAAATGTTTCATAAGCTCTCGCCATATAAGTCTTATCATCTAACCACCACACCATTTCTTAAACTATTTCTTGCCCACAATCCACCAATTACTATTGATATAAATAATGCTATAGAAAGAAATTTATTCCATAATGCATAATTCTGATCCCAAATTTCCCTTTCTGGAATCAATATCATCACACTAATCATAATGCCAATTGATATCAGCATAGACAACAGCATAGCTTTTCTTTGTGAAAACCTCATAGCAAATGGTATTGGAAAACTACTCATAAAGCTAAGTATCAGCAAATAGTATATCATTTCCGAAAAAGTTATTTTGCTAAGTAAATCTGCACCAGTAAAATAATCAATACCTATAAAAGACAATCCAAATACAATTATCGAAGCTATCGTAGAAAATAAATACTTTCCAACTAATATATTTTTTCTACTAACCGGTAAATTAGTAAGTACAAACGCATCAGAATAACCCGATTGACCATTTCCGGACATAAATCCAATATAAAATGCAAGCATAGTCATCACTTTTCCAGACTCATAAACTCCTCTAATAGCAAAATA
Coding sequences within:
- a CDS encoding ABC-2 transporter permease, encoding MLTVIKSQFRLLYKYYLILIPLMIYFAIRGVYESGKVMTMLAFYIGFMSGNGQSGYSDAFVLTNLPVSRKNILVGKYLFSTIASIIVFGLSFIGIDYFTGADLLSKITFSEMIYYLLILSFMSSFPIPFAMRFSQRKAMLLSMLISIGIMISVMILIPEREIWDQNYALWNKFLSIALFISIVIGGLWARNSLRNGVVVR
- a CDS encoding ABC-2 transporter permease encodes the protein MIRLIWRELMKHLLFKIFLLVLIVAMSLVATAEANLFDDLMILFVPFMLIFNFYITMLYRIARKEDFILRNLPIKVNDIIKSLYLGQLVIIFVKVFIFLSIPAIIQYFGEYYWNINLDSIAAGIGIVFIVIGVFAPIMYLLKEKAQMIYWVVFIFTMTIMPKGRFLVDFLKNASTVIFILGIIIFGSSYIVSQSYFKKYEQ